In Strigops habroptila isolate Jane chromosome 2, bStrHab1.2.pri, whole genome shotgun sequence, one genomic interval encodes:
- the RFXAP gene encoding regulatory factor X-associated protein, whose amino-acid sequence MRGGREGRRLRAARAARGAEVRGAGSVAGALRGSPAAAPASSASPSSSSPPQLAVLVMQPCGGEEEAAAAGAAGGVLPLPVADPSLPPSSSGGLMLFYELGVPGEGEAEAEAGEEAEAAGGESTASPEELEEEEATAAAASSGETAAAAAGGSGCKSCTYQGCSETTTQVVKQRKPWMCKRHRNKIYKDKYKRKKSDQALGGGGAAAAAGGPRAEDSVEGSVSVTKQRAGSIGDRPARPTLLEQVLNKKRLSLLRSPEVVQFLQKQQQLLSQQALEQRQQQFQGAPR is encoded by the exons ATGCGCGGTGGGCGCGAGGGGCGGCGCCTGCGCGCGGCGCGTGCGGCGCGCGGGGCTGAGGTGCGCGGAGCGGGGTCGGTGGCCGGCGCCCTGCGgggcagccccgccgccgcgcccgcctCCTCCgcctccccttcctcctcttcgCCGCCGCAGCTGGCGGTGCTCGTGATGCAGCCGTGCGGCGgcgaggaggaggcggcggcggccggagCGGCGGGGGGGGTGCTGCCACTCCCGGTCGCCGACCCGTCGCTGCCGCCCTCCAGTAGTGGCGGCCTCATGTTATTCTACGAGCTGGGGGTGCCCGGCGAAGGCGAGGCCGAGGCAGAGGCCGGGGAGGAGGCCGAGGCGGCGGGCGGCGAGAGCACGGCCAGCCcggaggagctggaggaggaggaggcgacggcggcggcggcttcGAGCGGCGAAACGGCGGCGGCAGCTGCGGGGGGCAGCGGCTGCAAGAGCTGCACCTACCAGGGTTGCAGCGAGACCACCACGCAGGTGGTGAAGCAGCGCAAGCCCTGGATGTGCAAGCGCCACCGCAATAAGATCTACAAGGACAAGTACAAACGCAAGAAGAGCGACCAGGCCCtagggggcggcggggcggccgccGCGGCGGGAGGCCCGCGGGCTGAG GATAGTGTTGAAGGTTCAGTTTCTGTTACAAAACAGAGAGCCGGATCCATTGGAGATCGCCCAGCAAGACCTACTCTTTTAGAACAAGTATTGAATAAAAAGAGGCTG TCCTTACTCAGAAGCCCAGAAGTAGTGCAGTTTCTacagaaacaacagcagctgTTAAGTCAGCAGGCTTTGGAACAAAGGCAGCAACAGTTTCAAGGAGCACCCCGGTAA